One window from the genome of Lachnospiraceae bacterium encodes:
- the nrdD gene encoding anaerobic ribonucleoside-triphosphate reductase, with translation MKILKRNGSEVDFNIDKIIKAISKANAAVEASAQMTPVQIERIAESVVLSCERLGRSPSVEEVQDMVEHQIMAQGAFEVAKAYITYRYTRALVRQSNTTDDKILSLIECNNEEAKQENSNKNPVVNSTQRDYMAGEVSRDITNRILLPQDIVEAHNEGIIHFHDTDYYAQHMHNCDLVNLEDMLQNGTVITGTLIERPHSFSTACNIATQIIAQVASNQYGGQSISLAHLAPFVQVSREKIHRDLERETKNIGLTLSEEELEKLTETRLREEVRRGVQTIQYQVVTLLTTNGQAPFVTVFMYLNEAKSEQEKKDLAMIIEEVLEQRHQGVKNEQGVWVTPAFPKLIYVLEEDNVHENAPYYYLTKLAAKCTAKRLVPDYISEKKMKELKEGNCFPVMGCRSALSPWKNEKGEYQFYGRFNQGVVTLNLVDVALSSGGNMDKFWQIFDERLDLCYRALMCRHERLKGTLSDAAPILWQYGACARLQKGEPIDKLLYGGYSTISLGYAGLCECVRYMTGKSHTDPSATPFALDVMKHMNEACDRWKEETTIGFGIYGTPLESTTYKFAKCLQRRFGIIPGVTDKGYITNSYHVHVTEDIDAFEKLRFESQFQALSTGGAISYVEVPNMQNNLEAVLQLIKFIYDNIMYAELNTKSDYCQECGWDGEIEIREQDGKLVWTCPRCGNQDQDKMNVARRTCGYIGTQFWNQGRTQEIKERVMHL, from the coding sequence ATGAAGATTTTAAAAAGAAACGGTTCTGAGGTTGACTTTAATATCGATAAAATTATCAAGGCGATCAGCAAGGCGAATGCGGCGGTAGAGGCTTCGGCGCAGATGACGCCGGTGCAGATCGAGCGGATCGCGGAGAGTGTGGTGCTGTCCTGTGAGCGGCTGGGGCGTTCGCCGAGTGTGGAGGAAGTACAGGATATGGTGGAGCACCAGATCATGGCGCAGGGGGCCTTTGAGGTGGCTAAGGCATATATTACCTATCGCTACACGAGAGCGTTGGTGCGCCAGTCTAATACGACGGATGACAAGATTCTCAGCCTGATTGAGTGCAACAATGAAGAGGCGAAGCAGGAGAATTCAAATAAAAACCCGGTGGTTAATTCCACGCAGCGCGATTATATGGCGGGCGAGGTGTCCCGGGATATTACGAACCGTATTTTGTTGCCGCAGGATATCGTGGAGGCGCATAATGAGGGTATTATTCATTTTCATGATACCGATTATTATGCACAGCATATGCATAACTGCGATCTGGTGAATCTGGAGGATATGCTGCAGAACGGCACGGTGATCACGGGTACGCTGATCGAGCGGCCGCATAGTTTTTCTACGGCGTGCAACATTGCTACGCAGATCATTGCGCAGGTGGCTTCCAATCAATACGGCGGCCAGTCGATTTCGCTGGCGCATTTGGCGCCCTTTGTGCAGGTGAGCCGCGAGAAGATTCACCGCGATCTGGAGCGTGAGACCAAAAATATCGGGCTGACGCTTTCGGAGGAGGAGCTGGAGAAGCTTACCGAGACGCGTTTGCGCGAGGAGGTGCGCCGCGGCGTGCAGACGATCCAGTATCAGGTGGTGACGCTGCTGACGACGAATGGGCAGGCTCCGTTTGTGACGGTGTTTATGTATCTGAACGAGGCCAAAAGCGAGCAGGAGAAGAAGGATCTGGCCATGATCATCGAGGAGGTCCTGGAGCAGCGCCATCAGGGCGTAAAGAATGAGCAGGGCGTGTGGGTGACGCCGGCCTTTCCGAAGCTGATTTATGTGCTGGAGGAGGATAATGTGCATGAGAATGCGCCGTATTATTATCTGACGAAGCTGGCGGCCAAATGCACGGCTAAGCGCCTGGTGCCGGATTACATATCCGAAAAGAAGATGAAGGAGCTCAAGGAGGGCAATTGCTTCCCGGTAATGGGCTGCCGCAGTGCGCTTTCTCCGTGGAAGAATGAAAAGGGAGAGTATCAGTTCTATGGCCGCTTTAATCAGGGGGTTGTCACGCTGAATCTGGTGGATGTGGCGCTTTCCTCCGGCGGCAATATGGATAAATTCTGGCAGATCTTTGATGAGCGTCTGGATCTTTGCTACCGGGCACTGATGTGCCGTCACGAGCGTTTAAAGGGTACGCTTTCTGATGCAGCGCCCATTCTGTGGCAGTACGGCGCCTGCGCCCGCCTGCAGAAGGGTGAGCCGATCGATAAGCTGCTGTATGGCGGCTATTCCACGATTTCGCTTGGCTATGCCGGACTGTGCGAGTGCGTGCGCTATATGACCGGCAAGTCGCATACCGATCCATCTGCCACGCCGTTTGCGCTGGATGTGATGAAGCATATGAACGAGGCCTGCGACAGATGGAAGGAAGAGACCACGATTGGCTTTGGCATCTACGGCACGCCGCTCGAGTCCACGACCTACAAATTTGCTAAGTGCCTGCAGCGCCGCTTCGGGATCATTCCGGGCGTGACGGACAAGGGCTATATCACCAATAGCTATCATGTGCATGTGACCGAGGATATTGACGCCTTTGAAAAGCTGCGTTTTGAGTCGCAGTTCCAGGCGCTTTCCACCGGCGGAGCCATCAGCTATGTCGAGGTGCCCAACATGCAGAATAATCTGGAAGCTGTGCTGCAGCTGATCAAGTTTATTTATGATAATATCATGTATGCAGAGCTTAACACCAAGAGCGATTATTGTCAGGAATGCGGCTGGGACGGCGAAATTGAAATCCGCGAGCAGGATGGTAAGCTCGTCTGGACTTGCCCGCGCTGCGGGAACCAGGACCAGGACAAGATGAATGTGGCCCGGCGTACCTGCGGCTATATTGGCACGCAGTTCTGGAATCAGGGTCGTACGCAGGAGATTAAGGAACGTGTGATGCACCTGTAA
- the nrdG gene encoding anaerobic ribonucleoside-triphosphate reductase activating protein, whose protein sequence is MYYGNIKNCDIANGIGVRVTLFVSGCTNRCKNCFQPETWDFCYGQPFTEETEQQLISMLSAEYINGLTLLGGEPMEPQNQRGLLPFLKRVRRELPDKTIWAYSGFTLEELRREGAHAHCEVTEELLGLLDVLVDGRFVEELKDISLRFRGSSNQRLIDMKKTLAAAPGEVVLWSE, encoded by the coding sequence ATGTATTATGGGAATATTAAAAACTGCGATATTGCGAATGGCATTGGCGTGCGCGTGACGCTGTTTGTGTCGGGTTGTACCAATCGCTGCAAGAACTGCTTTCAGCCGGAGACATGGGATTTTTGCTATGGTCAGCCGTTCACGGAGGAGACGGAGCAGCAGCTGATTTCGATGCTTTCAGCGGAGTATATTAACGGGCTGACGCTGCTGGGGGGCGAGCCGATGGAGCCGCAGAACCAGCGCGGTCTCTTGCCGTTTCTAAAGCGGGTGCGGCGTGAGCTGCCGGATAAGACGATTTGGGCGTATTCGGGCTTTACGCTGGAGGAGCTCCGGCGCGAGGGGGCGCATGCGCACTGCGAAGTCACAGAGGAGCTGCTGGGGCTGCTGGATGTACTGGTGGACGGCCGGTTTGTGGAGGAGCTGAAGGATATTTCGCTGCGCTTTAGGGGCTCGTCCAATCAGCGGCTGATCGATATGAAAAAGACGCTGGCGGCTGCGCCGGGCGAAGTTGTGCTCTGGAGTGAATAA
- the erm gene encoding 23S ribosomal RNA methyltransferase Erm, whose product MQKTSSCIHHSQNFITSRYLLNRIVSLSTINKDDTVLEIGTGKGHLTEILAQKAGTVYSIELDQRLFCYSQKKLASHHNIKLIQGDFLTYRLPTRGAYKVFANIPYNLTTQIIDKLTGAPNPPAEIWLIMEKGAAKRFAGLSKETQKSLLLKPQWQMKILYHFRREDFHPSPAVDSVLLHFSRKEKPDLSASEYAAYQRFIAHSMRYGLCSKKGLLTPRQVRTALHLAGLPFAHESGITLYVQWLCLFRYYRKQK is encoded by the coding sequence ATGCAAAAAACATCTAGCTGTATTCATCATTCACAGAATTTTATTACCAGCCGCTATCTTCTTAACCGCATTGTATCTCTCAGTACCATCAATAAAGACGATACTGTACTTGAAATCGGCACAGGCAAAGGACATTTAACTGAAATCCTGGCCCAAAAGGCCGGCACTGTTTATTCCATAGAGCTTGATCAAAGGCTATTTTGCTATTCACAGAAAAAATTAGCTTCTCATCATAATATCAAGCTCATTCAAGGCGATTTTTTAACCTACCGCCTGCCGACCCGCGGTGCCTACAAGGTTTTTGCTAATATCCCCTATAATCTCACGACCCAGATCATCGATAAGCTGACCGGCGCACCGAATCCCCCTGCGGAAATATGGCTGATCATGGAAAAAGGAGCGGCCAAGCGTTTTGCCGGTCTATCTAAAGAGACGCAGAAATCCCTTTTATTAAAGCCACAGTGGCAGATGAAAATTTTATATCATTTTCGCAGAGAGGACTTTCATCCCTCACCTGCCGTGGACTCCGTTTTGCTGCATTTTTCTCGCAAAGAAAAGCCCGACCTGTCGGCCAGCGAATATGCTGCTTATCAGCGTTTTATTGCGCATTCTATGCGCTATGGACTTTGCTCAAAAAAAGGGCTGCTCACTCCGAGGCAGGTGCGCACAGCTCTTCATCTGGCAGGTCTTCCTTTCGCTCATGAAAGCGGCATCACGCTTTATGTTCAGTGGCTTTGCTTATTTCGGTATTACCGCAAGCAAAAGTAA
- a CDS encoding GHKL domain-containing protein has product MIFSLFFITALAVYLLFAIGSVHPGKLKNAIFFLLLFLAAASGGLLSVLYSAAPYIGWCILGLLLFGFDLFYDEEGLLHQWPYLTVLWLGSLLLLLTGTVLLLPALLCLVLAVYRRELKQPVSYIKLLLLTVLALLPLSLPLRGALLLLLLTALELTRHGYQANFERSTRAFQQRVLTQQYDEIKQMYLNMRGWRHDYHSHIQSIKAYLALGQLPQAQAYLEELDADLSHVEQYIRSGHLMVDAILNSKLSLAEKALIRVDCTAQLPEQLALSDVDLCVLLGNLLDNAIEACEQIEPDARFLRVYMTVHKKQLYLSVQNAAKEILNFNERHYITSKRGHHGLGMLRVKLLVDKYEGYLNLQNEPGIFAAEVTLPNP; this is encoded by the coding sequence ATGATATTTTCTCTGTTTTTTATTACGGCTCTTGCCGTCTATCTTCTTTTTGCCATCGGCTCGGTTCATCCGGGAAAGCTTAAAAATGCCATTTTCTTTTTATTGCTTTTCTTGGCGGCCGCTTCCGGCGGCCTGCTTTCTGTGCTATATTCAGCTGCCCCCTATATCGGCTGGTGCATCCTTGGCCTTCTTTTGTTTGGCTTTGATCTTTTTTATGATGAAGAGGGCCTTTTGCATCAATGGCCCTATCTGACGGTCCTTTGGCTCGGCAGCCTGCTTCTGCTCCTGACCGGCACCGTGCTTTTGCTGCCGGCGCTGCTCTGCCTCGTACTCGCCGTCTACCGGCGCGAGCTGAAGCAGCCGGTTTCCTATATCAAGCTGCTGCTTTTAACTGTTTTGGCGCTGCTGCCCCTTTCCTTGCCCCTGCGGGGCGCTCTGCTGCTTCTGCTGCTGACCGCGCTGGAGCTGACGCGCCATGGCTATCAGGCCAATTTTGAACGCAGCACGCGGGCGTTTCAGCAGCGGGTGCTGACGCAGCAATATGATGAGATCAAGCAGATGTACCTCAATATGCGCGGCTGGCGGCATGATTATCACAGCCACATTCAGAGCATCAAGGCCTATCTGGCGCTGGGGCAGCTGCCGCAGGCGCAGGCCTATCTGGAGGAGCTGGACGCCGATCTTTCCCATGTGGAGCAGTATATCCGCAGCGGCCACCTGATGGTGGATGCGATTTTGAACAGCAAGCTGAGCCTGGCGGAAAAGGCGCTGATCCGCGTGGACTGCACGGCGCAGCTGCCGGAGCAGCTGGCGCTCTCCGATGTGGATCTTTGCGTACTGCTGGGCAATCTGCTGGATAACGCCATCGAGGCCTGCGAGCAGATCGAGCCGGACGCGCGCTTTTTGCGCGTCTATATGACGGTGCATAAAAAGCAGCTCTATCTTTCGGTGCAAAATGCAGCCAAGGAAATCCTCAATTTCAACGAGCGCCACTACATCACCTCCAAGCGCGGCCATCACGGACTGGGCATGCTGCGCGTAAAGCTCTTGGTTGATAAGTACGAAGGGTATCTGAACCTGCAGAACGAGCCCGGCATTTTCGCCGCTGAGGTCACGCTGCCCAATCCCTAA
- a CDS encoding ABC transporter ATP-binding protein: protein MTYNHSYSIWQNVWYCARRVIHQTGCRYYLPAVLVMLATALLPFAAAFFPSTLIRILTQGASAQTAFVTILGFVLLLGSLTLIASLARTYRDRAILSFRLHDTALYEKLMSFSYSYLETKQANQDKVAAGRAHYSGSQQGIEKTVQCPVDIAGALLSIILYALVTASLHPLLVIVLLACSCIQAVFISKNVPFQRRIIEESNDTEQQYTLTASQCIQAKTAKDIRLYHTDAWFRDKLYSYTKTLSSLRSRAHLRHFGIQSIGRLAVLLRDLTCYGYLIYQVTQGLDLAAFTLYLSIFAGFTGYFETIVQRYWDLSDTNEFITSFRNYLEEPSHAVLTGSRSVPVGSHSFTFEDVSFCYAESDTPTLEHFNLTIRQGENLALVGLNGAGKTTLIKLLCGLYKPTSGRILMDGIDIQEFEADAYYRAMGVVFQDDFSAAFPLSENVTGLPDGEEDEERLWEALSSAGLADKIKSYPNHIHTRLYQDIDPNGILLSGGEMQRLMLARALYKAADTLILDEPTAALDPLAEADMYAKYHQMTQGKTTLFISHRLSSTQFCDRIIFLENGRIAEEGSHEQLLRAGGLYADLFRTQASYYQEEVPAL, encoded by the coding sequence ATGACATATAACCACTCGTATTCGATCTGGCAAAACGTCTGGTACTGCGCAAGGCGCGTCATTCATCAGACCGGCTGCCGCTATTATCTGCCTGCCGTTTTGGTCATGCTGGCCACCGCGCTGCTCCCCTTTGCCGCCGCGTTCTTTCCGAGTACATTGATTCGCATTTTAACACAGGGCGCCAGCGCCCAAACCGCTTTTGTCACCATTCTTGGGTTTGTGCTGCTGCTCGGCTCTCTTACGCTGATCGCCTCACTCGCCCGGACGTACCGCGACCGCGCTATTTTAAGCTTTCGCCTTCATGATACCGCTCTGTATGAAAAGCTGATGAGCTTTTCCTATTCGTACCTGGAAACCAAACAAGCGAATCAGGATAAGGTTGCCGCCGGTAGGGCGCACTATTCCGGCAGTCAGCAAGGCATTGAAAAAACAGTGCAATGTCCTGTTGATATTGCAGGCGCGCTGCTGAGCATCATTCTGTACGCTTTAGTGACCGCTTCCCTGCATCCGCTGCTTGTTATTGTGCTGCTTGCCTGCTCCTGCATTCAGGCGGTCTTCATTTCTAAAAACGTGCCCTTTCAGCGCCGCATCATCGAAGAAAGCAATGATACCGAGCAGCAGTATACGCTTACGGCAAGCCAATGCATTCAGGCGAAGACGGCGAAAGATATCCGCCTGTATCATACCGACGCCTGGTTCCGTGACAAATTATACAGCTATACTAAGACACTGTCCTCTCTGCGGAGCCGTGCTCATCTGCGGCATTTCGGTATTCAGTCTATCGGCCGTCTGGCTGTGCTGCTGCGCGATTTAACCTGCTATGGGTATTTGATTTATCAGGTGACGCAGGGGCTGGATTTGGCTGCCTTTACACTGTATCTTTCTATTTTCGCCGGATTCACCGGTTATTTTGAGACCATCGTACAAAGGTATTGGGACCTCTCAGACACTAATGAATTTATTACCTCCTTCCGCAATTATTTGGAGGAGCCCAGCCATGCCGTGCTGACAGGGAGCCGCTCTGTACCGGTCGGTTCGCACAGCTTCACCTTCGAGGATGTGAGCTTCTGCTATGCAGAAAGCGATACGCCTACGCTTGAGCATTTTAATCTGACAATCCGGCAGGGTGAGAATCTGGCGCTCGTAGGCCTTAACGGCGCGGGCAAAACCACGCTGATCAAGCTGCTCTGCGGCCTTTATAAGCCAACCTCCGGCCGCATTTTGATGGATGGCATTGATATTCAGGAGTTCGAGGCTGATGCCTATTACCGCGCTATGGGGGTCGTTTTTCAGGATGATTTTTCCGCCGCTTTTCCGCTTAGCGAGAATGTGACCGGCCTGCCTGACGGCGAGGAGGATGAGGAAAGGCTGTGGGAGGCGCTTAGCTCTGCCGGCCTTGCCGATAAAATCAAATCGTATCCAAATCATATCCACACGCGTTTGTATCAGGATATTGATCCTAACGGTATTTTGCTTTCCGGCGGAGAAATGCAGCGGCTGATGCTGGCGCGGGCGCTCTATAAGGCTGCGGACACACTGATATTGGATGAGCCTACTGCGGCGCTGGATCCGCTGGCAGAGGCGGATATGTATGCCAAATATCATCAGATGACGCAGGGCAAAACGACTCTCTTTATTTCGCACCGGCTGAGCTCTACTCAGTTTTGTGACCGTATCATTTTCTTGGAAAACGGACGCATTGCCGAAGAAGGATCGCACGAGCAGCTGCTGCGTGCAGGCGGCTTATATGCCGATCTGTTCCGCACGCAGGCCAGCTATTATCAGGAGGAGGTGCCTGCCTTATGA
- a CDS encoding extracellular solute-binding protein, which translates to MILILSFLLMGCGREKEEEINIEASNENENALVVYVVGNEVMTNYGESYYQTRYSIGEFLSHALLWGEEGYMYYDAIEEFKKTSSLPVEITFFSTTAALLQQVQEEKESGKRGPDVVIGSYTSEDYCLYPYMEQGMFADLMPYFEQDEIYTGEEYFSAVLRSGLVQGKQYIFPLTFNMNILMSSKESLQQHDLPLTGEETYHEMVTKFTDLWNEQRDESEMLMLQFSNMWNDYAYVLFDAASGVSLLDYETGEAKLEFDYFSRLAELYKAYLINDYGMSQDELKQMASENQGFLNERFSRYGKINNLAVSEMLDAFEEFHDQTGCFAEGGNSSYFMHSFAAQSGYYESRYSDRNEEFVLVGIPARENAQGYTAQVTSWGAVVKDAPNEEAGYQLIKCLADTKRFMHFDISVNRSTTNEMLDDLCETQYEFYPMMGNFPPDRVPEGENWLGDAYTIKPMTSETRGKLEDILSHIDKALLPEWQLHCCMTREIEEYIFGQTDSLETAYQQALEEIGRCLDAGGAEENENESHSEGQSSEVERAIPINMPRDLSAKEMIARCMEVEFPEVNIEDWEITDWGYELLEQLPEIKPYVKECYAIGKQNGEGPDILILCFVYNEEDDSQGHPLGNQMSSVLKKEITTIAEGKEITQAHAMNPDKIFYFVATEGYRFRTWVGGGFSGGGDLKRMPMPD; encoded by the coding sequence ATGATTTTAATTCTCTCGTTTTTGTTAATGGGATGTGGGAGAGAAAAAGAAGAAGAGATAAATATAGAAGCAAGTAATGAAAATGAAAATGCTCTAGTTGTCTATGTTGTGGGCAATGAAGTGATGACAAATTATGGTGAAAGCTATTATCAGACGCGGTATTCGATCGGGGAATTTTTGTCACATGCCCTGCTCTGGGGAGAGGAAGGGTATATGTATTATGATGCCATAGAGGAATTTAAAAAGACGAGTTCGCTGCCTGTTGAAATCACCTTTTTTTCTACGACAGCTGCTCTTCTGCAGCAGGTACAGGAGGAAAAGGAGAGCGGAAAGAGAGGGCCGGATGTAGTCATTGGTTCGTATACGTCGGAGGATTACTGCCTGTATCCTTATATGGAGCAGGGGATGTTTGCAGACTTAATGCCCTATTTTGAACAGGATGAAATTTATACAGGAGAGGAGTATTTTTCCGCTGTACTGCGGAGCGGTCTTGTGCAGGGCAAACAGTACATCTTTCCGCTAACCTTTAATATGAACATACTGATGTCCTCCAAGGAGTCTTTGCAGCAGCATGACCTGCCGCTAACGGGAGAAGAAACCTATCATGAAATGGTCACTAAGTTTACTGATCTGTGGAATGAGCAGCGGGATGAAAGTGAGATGCTGATGCTGCAGTTTTCTAATATGTGGAATGATTATGCATATGTGCTGTTTGATGCCGCCAGCGGGGTTTCTTTGCTTGACTATGAGACCGGAGAGGCAAAGCTGGAATTTGATTATTTTAGCCGGCTGGCCGAGCTGTATAAGGCCTATCTCATCAATGATTACGGAATGTCACAGGATGAACTAAAGCAAATGGCAAGCGAGAATCAGGGCTTTTTAAATGAAAGGTTTTCCCGGTACGGGAAAATTAATAATTTAGCAGTTTCAGAGATGTTGGATGCTTTTGAAGAGTTTCATGATCAGACGGGGTGTTTTGCGGAGGGAGGCAATTCCAGTTATTTCATGCATTCTTTTGCCGCGCAGAGCGGATATTATGAATCGCGCTATTCAGATCGAAATGAAGAATTTGTTTTAGTTGGGATCCCGGCAAGGGAAAATGCCCAGGGGTACACGGCCCAGGTAACAAGCTGGGGGGCTGTTGTCAAGGACGCCCCCAATGAAGAGGCTGGATATCAGCTGATTAAATGCTTGGCGGATACCAAGAGGTTTATGCATTTTGATATAAGCGTTAACCGCAGTACTACGAATGAAATGCTGGATGATCTGTGTGAAACGCAGTATGAATTCTATCCGATGATGGGCAATTTCCCGCCGGATCGCGTGCCGGAGGGAGAGAATTGGCTTGGCGATGCTTATACGATTAAACCAATGACAAGTGAGACGAGAGGGAAGCTGGAAGACATACTGTCACATATCGACAAGGCGCTGCTTCCGGAGTGGCAGCTGCACTGCTGCATGACAAGGGAGATAGAGGAATATATTTTTGGACAGACAGACTCGCTTGAAACGGCGTACCAGCAGGCGCTTGAGGAAATCGGCAGGTGTCTTGACGCAGGCGGTGCGGAGGAAAATGAGAACGAGAGTCATAGCGAAGGACAAAGCAGTGAGGTAGAAAGAGCGATTCCGATAAATATGCCCAGAGATCTATCAGCAAAAGAAATGATTGCCCGCTGCATGGAGGTTGAATTCCCGGAGGTGAATATTGAAGACTGGGAGATCACCGACTGGGGCTATGAGCTGCTGGAGCAGCTGCCGGAGATAAAACCGTATGTAAAAGAATGCTATGCAATTGGAAAGCAGAATGGAGAGGGGCCGGATATTCTGATACTCTGCTTTGTATATAATGAAGAGGATGATTCGCAAGGACACCCGTTAGGCAATCAGATGAGCAGTGTGCTGAAAAAGGAAATAACGACTATAGCAGAAGGCAAAGAAATAACACAGGCCCATGCGATGAATCCGGATAAGATATTCTATTTTGTAGCAACAGAAGGGTATCGGTTTAGAACATGGGTTGGAGGAGGCTTTTCAGGCGGCGGCGATCTCAAAAGGATGCCGATGCCAGATTAA
- a CDS encoding response regulator transcription factor: MRIAICDDQPLQLSLLQAQCRRWGQGCGEAVELLSFASAESFLFAYETDKQIDLLLLDIQMPGLSGMQLAQKLRQSRDSLTLALITATPDFVLQGYEVSALAYLLKPVSDEALFALLDRVKAQRVPPSVLIDHDGITERVPLSDIIYLESAGHNTRIVCTQQSIESPHVLSYFEAQLAEQFPGRFHRCHRCYLIHLAHAASLHKKEVILEPDYHIPVARGRFEPLSLAYMAYYRNMQS, encoded by the coding sequence ATGCGTATCGCTATCTGTGACGATCAGCCTCTGCAGCTAAGCCTGCTGCAGGCGCAGTGCCGGCGCTGGGGGCAAGGCTGCGGCGAGGCAGTGGAGCTTTTGAGCTTTGCCAGTGCCGAAAGCTTTCTCTTTGCCTATGAGACCGATAAGCAGATTGATCTGCTGCTGCTCGACATCCAGATGCCCGGCCTCTCCGGCATGCAGCTGGCGCAGAAGCTGCGGCAGAGCCGGGACTCTCTTACGCTGGCGCTCATCACTGCTACTCCCGATTTTGTCCTGCAGGGCTACGAGGTAAGCGCGCTGGCCTATCTGCTCAAGCCGGTTTCTGATGAAGCGCTTTTTGCGCTGCTAGACCGGGTCAAAGCGCAGCGCGTTCCGCCCTCGGTGCTCATCGATCATGACGGCATCACGGAGCGCGTTCCTCTTTCTGATATTATATATCTTGAAAGTGCCGGGCATAATACCCGTATCGTCTGCACGCAGCAGAGCATCGAAAGTCCGCATGTGCTCAGCTATTTTGAAGCGCAGCTGGCAGAGCAGTTTCCCGGCCGCTTCCACCGCTGCCACCGCTGCTATCTGATCCATCTGGCGCATGCCGCCTCGCTGCACAAAAAAGAAGTGATCCTCGAGCCCGATTATCATATCCCTGTTGCCCGCGGCCGCTTTGAGCCGCTAAGTCTCGCCTATATGGCCTATTACCGAAACATGCAATCATGA